In Candidatus Palauibacter australiensis, the following are encoded in one genomic region:
- a CDS encoding phosphotransferase: protein MATLGAVTATHGFDERRLADYLCACGLREFGGGVTVLQYQGGQSNPTYRLEAGGRYFVLRKKPPGELLPSAHLIEREYRVMRALADTGVPVPGMIHLCEDPGDTFASVRIVRLPGAGEL, encoded by the coding sequence TTGGCCACGCTGGGAGCCGTCACGGCGACTCATGGCTTCGACGAGCGGCGGCTCGCGGACTACCTGTGCGCTTGCGGGCTGCGCGAGTTCGGGGGCGGGGTGACGGTGCTCCAGTACCAGGGCGGGCAGTCGAACCCTACCTATCGGCTCGAAGCGGGCGGCCGGTACTTCGTCCTGAGGAAGAAGCCGCCGGGTGAGCTACTGCCTTCCGCGCACCTCATCGAGCGCGAATACCGCGTGATGAGGGCGCTCGCGGACACCGGCGTGCCCGTGCCGGGGATGATCCACCTGTGCGAGGACCCCGGCGACACCTTCGCGAGCGTGCGGATCGTGAGGCTGCCCGGCGCGGGCGAGCT